The following are from one region of the Alicyclobacillus fastidiosus genome:
- a CDS encoding MFS transporter, whose product MDGGSIFCAYASSAYVFIIARTLLGLTGGAVITLVLSALAVLFFEQERARAVGIWGAGNFVAMPLGPILGGWILTHHWWGWVFLMNVPVVLIGMAAILFLMQESKASIRPDIDAFGIALSSAGLVALTYGIIQVGQNGWSNLHAWLYLFAGITVLVLFAVWERRLSNSGGQPLVDLALFRSRAFVSGVLLMTVGSFQWLAYYFCFRSISKGFLD is encoded by the coding sequence TTGGATGGCGGTTCCATCTTTTGTGCCTATGCTTCGTCGGCATACGTTTTTATCATCGCTCGAACATTGCTTGGACTTACAGGCGGCGCGGTCATTACATTGGTCTTATCCGCTTTGGCAGTGCTTTTCTTTGAACAAGAGCGGGCAAGGGCCGTTGGGATTTGGGGTGCGGGGAATTTTGTGGCTATGCCACTTGGACCTATTCTTGGAGGATGGATTCTGACCCATCACTGGTGGGGATGGGTGTTCCTGATGAACGTTCCGGTTGTTCTGATCGGCATGGCAGCCATCTTGTTTCTCATGCAGGAATCGAAGGCTTCCATTCGGCCGGACATTGATGCGTTTGGGATTGCTCTTTCCAGCGCTGGTCTCGTCGCGTTAACCTACGGTATTATTCAAGTGGGACAAAATGGTTGGAGCAATCTCCACGCCTGGCTGTATCTGTTCGCAGGTATCACAGTTCTGGTACTGTTTGCCGTGTGGGAACGCCGGTTAAGCAATAGTGGTGGTCAGCCCCTTGTCGATCTCGCCCTGTTTCGCTCGCGCGCCTTCGTCTCGGGTGTGCTCCTGATGACCGTCGGCTCTTTCCAATGGCTGGCGTATTATTTTTGCTTCCGCAGTATTTCCAAGGGGTTCTTGGATTGA
- a CDS encoding methyltransferase has translation MKEKYYDKLLHIKTNGNQESPIGFHYYPYEPTPYIALERLFDEYRLQSSSRLVDFGCGKGRLPFFVHYLFQTSVVGVEMNETFYQTAQENLKSYVKNNRVSNGQIQFCHCLAENYRVHPSDNHFYFFNPFSVQIFMKVIRNILKSFEKTPRELDLLLYYPSEDYIFFLDNETPFELQAEVALADLFVHNAYERFLVYRLRVS, from the coding sequence ATGAAAGAAAAGTACTATGATAAATTGCTGCACATCAAGACAAATGGAAACCAGGAATCCCCTATTGGGTTTCACTATTACCCGTACGAGCCTACCCCCTACATTGCACTCGAACGACTTTTTGACGAGTATCGACTACAGAGCAGCAGTCGCCTCGTTGATTTTGGATGTGGAAAAGGCCGGTTGCCCTTTTTTGTCCACTACCTGTTTCAGACATCGGTTGTGGGTGTAGAAATGAACGAGACTTTTTATCAGACGGCACAAGAGAATCTGAAAAGCTACGTTAAAAATAACAGAGTGAGCAATGGACAAATTCAGTTCTGTCACTGCCTAGCGGAGAATTATCGTGTTCATCCATCCGATAATCATTTTTATTTTTTCAACCCGTTTTCGGTCCAAATCTTCATGAAGGTGATTCGTAACATTTTAAAATCCTTTGAAAAGACACCTAGAGAATTGGACCTTCTCTTATATTATCCGTCAGAGGATTACATTTTCTTCCTCGACAATGAAACCCCATTTGAACTACAAGCGGAAGTTGCCCTAGCGGATTTGTTCGTTCATAACGCGTATGAACGGTTTTTGGTTTATCGGTTGCGCGTTTCATGA
- a CDS encoding cation:proton antiporter encodes MMNSPAVETAQALFMMLLLVFLVGSLLTKIAEKIQIPDVVLYLIVGMIFGHSGLGFIHIGTNTTLNQVILLFGASFILFHGGTITSFGVLKSVWGTITLLSTLGVVVTACVVGVGVAAHWILGLPFAIALLLGALLASTDPAALVPIFQRLPIRQKVAQTVISESAFTDATGAILTTLVFTAITAHSAFSIGSTALGFIRLAFGGILMGAVVGLVATFLISEHDKAMFREYAPMIVVIAVLASYTIAEWLGASGFMSAFVAGLMIGNSKTFRLPIRRAEQEAIHSFMDAISLKLRMLIFVLLGSQINFAVLLKYIGPAILVIVVFMVIARPLTVLTSLLPDRQARWKGTEILFFFWVRETGVIAVALVGMLASTSIPYSDVLASVTFVAILMTLVIQASTTPAVARILKLLSAK; translated from the coding sequence ATGATGAATTCGCCTGCAGTTGAAACCGCACAGGCGTTGTTTATGATGTTGCTTTTGGTGTTTCTGGTCGGTTCGCTCTTAACGAAAATTGCGGAGAAAATCCAAATTCCGGACGTGGTCTTATATTTGATTGTTGGTATGATTTTCGGTCACTCGGGACTGGGGTTCATTCACATCGGTACAAACACCACTCTTAACCAAGTTATTCTCCTGTTTGGTGCCTCATTTATTTTGTTTCACGGCGGAACCATTACGAGTTTCGGGGTCTTAAAGAGTGTTTGGGGAACCATAACATTGCTGTCGACACTCGGTGTGGTTGTGACCGCTTGCGTCGTGGGCGTGGGCGTGGCGGCACACTGGATTCTTGGCCTTCCGTTTGCCATCGCACTACTGTTAGGGGCACTATTGGCATCTACAGATCCCGCAGCGCTTGTTCCCATATTTCAGCGTCTGCCCATTAGGCAAAAGGTGGCCCAGACTGTGATCTCTGAATCAGCATTCACAGATGCGACGGGTGCGATTCTGACGACCCTCGTCTTTACCGCCATCACTGCACATTCAGCCTTTTCCATTGGTTCAACAGCCTTAGGTTTCATTCGATTGGCCTTTGGCGGCATTCTGATGGGTGCTGTTGTCGGACTGGTTGCAACGTTTCTCATATCAGAGCATGACAAGGCCATGTTCCGTGAATATGCACCTATGATCGTGGTAATCGCCGTTCTCGCTAGTTACACCATAGCGGAATGGCTAGGAGCAAGCGGTTTTATGAGCGCTTTCGTCGCAGGATTAATGATTGGCAATAGTAAAACCTTTAGATTACCAATTCGTAGGGCTGAACAAGAAGCGATTCACTCATTTATGGACGCGATTAGTTTAAAATTGCGGATGCTAATTTTTGTTTTACTTGGCAGTCAGATCAATTTCGCAGTATTGTTGAAGTACATCGGACCAGCAATTCTTGTCATCGTGGTATTCATGGTCATTGCTCGGCCACTCACCGTTCTTACCAGCTTGCTTCCAGATCGGCAGGCCCGGTGGAAGGGGACTGAGATTCTGTTCTTCTTCTGGGTGAGGGAGACGGGAGTGATTGCTGTGGCGCTCGTGGGTATGCTTGCTAGTACCAGCATTCCATACAGTGACGTCCTAGCCTCTGTCACATTCGTCGCCATACTTATGACACTAGTTATTCAGGCGAGTACTACACCTGCAGTAGCAAGAATCCTTAAGTTATTATCCGCAAAATAA
- a CDS encoding TetR/AcrR family transcriptional regulator, translated as MEKSTEAIYVQPKTRRGRHRVDLILDAAADLIVEEGIDTLTTNAVAKRAKTSIGSLYQFFPNKESILTALADRYCSALQTILDDALETASYSVDFSDQVEGIVDNVIQFQLNNLAFGVIFQPTIGVPADPLVNEVMFRMMNLLSIWAPEMSIEAKSLHAEICIRVMAALLPVTHVGSQIRPEGVAELKHMLKNYLTPLVNKEKL; from the coding sequence ATGGAAAAAAGCACTGAGGCGATTTATGTACAACCAAAAACAAGACGCGGGCGACACCGTGTTGACCTCATATTAGACGCGGCGGCAGATCTGATCGTTGAGGAGGGCATTGACACCTTAACGACAAATGCTGTTGCGAAGCGTGCAAAAACATCAATCGGGTCACTGTATCAATTCTTCCCAAATAAGGAGAGCATACTGACAGCTTTGGCCGATCGCTATTGCAGTGCGCTACAAACCATTCTTGACGACGCACTTGAAACGGCCTCGTATTCCGTTGACTTTTCTGACCAAGTTGAGGGCATTGTTGACAATGTGATCCAGTTCCAACTCAACAACTTGGCGTTTGGAGTCATATTCCAGCCAACGATCGGTGTACCTGCTGACCCGCTTGTGAACGAAGTGATGTTCAGAATGATGAACTTATTATCGATATGGGCGCCTGAAATGTCCATAGAGGCAAAGAGTTTACACGCAGAAATATGCATACGTGTGATGGCAGCGTTACTTCCCGTAACCCATGTGGGTTCGCAAATTCGTCCAGAGGGAGTGGCGGAGTTGAAGCATATGCTCAAGAACTATTTAACTCCATTGGTTAATAAAGAAAAATTGTAA
- a CDS encoding MMPL family transporter produces the protein MYRAMSQMGNVIFSGALVMAGTFGSMTSFGVTSISEIGIGVVGGLFLYALVQLGFFVLAAIVGHTPPWLFNRRQGLTFTADPVELWLDLVVIVLSHRHCHLQRIPAGR, from the coding sequence ATGTATCGAGCGATGAGTCAGATGGGAAACGTAATCTTTTCTGGCGCATTGGTGATGGCCGGGACGTTTGGTTCTATGACATCCTTCGGCGTCACATCGATTAGTGAAATTGGGATCGGAGTAGTTGGGGGGCTGTTCCTTTACGCATTGGTTCAACTGGGTTTCTTTGTCCTGGCAGCGATTGTTGGTCACACGCCTCCCTGGCTTTTTAACAGAAGACAAGGACTCACCTTTACTGCGGATCCCGTTGAATTATGGCTCGACCTTGTAGTTATCGTACTCTCGCATCGACACTGCCATCTGCAGCGCATTCCAGCGGGTCGATGA
- a CDS encoding zinc-binding dehydrogenase: MRQIQSLGADTVINLEQSDEQLIETCRKEAEEGWDVILDFLWGRATELLIRSLEPEKLSFAKKRMRLVQIGEKSGTTISLSADALRTTGLEIMGASAGIMSELRQQSSNQVWDWIRNGKLRMDIEQVALQDIEVAWGRTDFQGKRVVVDI; encoded by the coding sequence TTGCGGCAAATTCAATCGCTTGGAGCAGACACGGTCATTAACCTTGAACAATCCGATGAGCAGCTTATTGAGACATGTAGGAAAGAGGCTGAAGAGGGCTGGGACGTCATTCTGGATTTCTTGTGGGGACGCGCCACTGAATTGTTGATTCGTTCTCTGGAGCCAGAGAAACTGAGTTTCGCAAAAAAGAGAATGCGACTTGTTCAGATTGGTGAGAAATCAGGAACAACGATTTCACTTTCTGCTGATGCCTTGCGAACGACTGGTCTCGAGATCATGGGAGCAAGCGCAGGTATAATGTCTGAACTACGCCAACAAAGCAGCAATCAAGTGTGGGATTGGATACGGAATGGCAAGCTTCGCATGGATATTGAACAAGTTGCTCTTCAAGACATTGAAGTCGCATGGGGACGTACTGATTTTCAAGGTAAGAGAGTCGTCGTTGACATTTGA
- a CDS encoding TetR/AcrR family transcriptional regulator C-terminal domain-containing protein, protein MALNKEVVVEEALKLLNEVGMDGVSLRSLANRLGVKPPTLYWHVKNKAVLINEMADSIIQPALRDLRKRGVHEPWQEWLLDVFRHLRQAMLSYTDGARVVAGAHFSLIMADLMENAVRTLLTAGVGLRESRLIVLTATHFTLGHVVEEQTPPDEEMAQKFDMEGFTRDHPTLIAGIEEYFNSGRTADDLVVSRQVV, encoded by the coding sequence ATGGCACTTAACAAAGAAGTTGTGGTGGAAGAGGCACTCAAACTGCTCAATGAGGTTGGAATGGATGGCGTGAGTTTACGTTCGTTGGCGAATAGACTTGGCGTCAAACCTCCCACCCTGTATTGGCATGTAAAGAATAAAGCAGTCTTGATCAATGAAATGGCGGATTCTATCATTCAGCCCGCGCTTCGTGACCTGCGCAAACGAGGAGTTCATGAGCCTTGGCAAGAATGGCTGTTGGATGTATTTAGGCACTTGCGACAGGCTATGCTTTCCTACACGGACGGCGCACGAGTCGTTGCGGGAGCGCATTTCTCGCTCATCATGGCCGATTTAATGGAGAACGCCGTAAGAACGCTGCTTACCGCTGGTGTCGGTTTACGGGAGTCCCGCTTAATTGTCCTAACAGCAACTCATTTTACTTTAGGACACGTAGTTGAAGAACAGACTCCTCCAGATGAGGAAATGGCCCAGAAGTTTGACATGGAGGGGTTCACCCGAGACCACCCCACCCTAATTGCAGGCATAGAGGAGTATTTTAATTCAGGTCGCACCGCAGATGACCTGGTAGTGTCCCGTCAAGTGGTGTAA
- a CDS encoding IS256 family transposase produces MAYMDKIALLDLIRKIGLEDGDVDFLKEGLKILTQAVMDVEVSSLIGAERYERSEKRSNSRNGHREREWDTRVGTIDLQIPKLRKGSYFPSILEPRRKAEKALLAVVQEAYVHGVSTRKVDELVESLGIQGISKSEVSRICKELDDVVQSFKNRPLEGAYPYVWLDATFPKVREGGRVQSMAFVIAIGVRDTGEREVLGFDIGTSEDGSFWLTFIRSLVARGLSGVQLAISDAHEGLRNAIGSALTGATWQRCRVHTMRNILSQVPRASQQMVSSIVRTIFAQPTQETAKQQLAVVLEQLQAKFPKAMNVLERAEEDVLAYMAFPKEHWKQICSTNPLERLNRELRRRFDVVGIFPNRDSVVRLGGAILQEQNDEWVVARRYFSRESMAKLTGTDEQQLLAPTSVLHK; encoded by the coding sequence ATGGCTTATATGGATAAGATCGCACTTTTGGATTTGATTCGCAAGATCGGGTTAGAAGATGGGGATGTAGATTTTCTAAAAGAAGGACTGAAAATCCTCACCCAAGCCGTTATGGATGTTGAAGTCAGTTCACTCATCGGTGCAGAACGGTATGAACGTAGTGAAAAGCGCAGCAATAGTCGCAATGGACACAGAGAGCGAGAATGGGATACTCGCGTTGGAACGATTGACTTACAAATTCCAAAGCTTCGAAAGGGCAGCTACTTCCCCAGTATCCTGGAGCCTCGTCGGAAGGCGGAGAAGGCTCTGCTGGCCGTTGTCCAAGAAGCGTACGTGCATGGTGTAAGTACGCGTAAGGTGGATGAATTGGTTGAGTCACTTGGGATTCAGGGTATTAGCAAAAGTGAAGTCTCCCGCATCTGCAAAGAACTCGACGATGTGGTGCAATCGTTTAAGAATCGTCCTCTAGAAGGGGCGTATCCATATGTGTGGTTAGATGCAACGTTCCCAAAGGTTCGAGAAGGCGGAAGAGTTCAGAGTATGGCATTTGTGATTGCCATTGGCGTGCGAGATACCGGCGAGCGAGAAGTGCTGGGTTTTGATATTGGCACGAGCGAGGATGGCTCGTTCTGGCTCACATTTATTCGTAGCCTCGTTGCCCGTGGATTGAGCGGTGTACAGTTGGCGATTAGCGATGCACACGAAGGACTACGAAATGCAATTGGTTCTGCCTTGACAGGAGCGACGTGGCAACGTTGCCGTGTTCACACGATGCGTAACATCCTAAGCCAGGTGCCCAGGGCGTCGCAACAGATGGTCTCGTCTATTGTCCGGACGATTTTTGCTCAGCCAACGCAAGAAACAGCCAAGCAACAACTGGCTGTCGTCCTGGAGCAACTTCAGGCAAAGTTCCCCAAAGCGATGAACGTTTTGGAGCGGGCTGAGGAAGACGTTTTAGCATACATGGCATTCCCCAAGGAGCATTGGAAGCAAATCTGTTCGACCAATCCGCTGGAGCGATTGAATCGCGAACTACGGCGCCGATTCGATGTCGTTGGCATATTCCCGAATCGGGATTCTGTCGTACGTCTTGGAGGAGCCATTCTCCAGGAGCAGAACGATGAGTGGGTCGTCGCGAGACGCTACTTTAGCCGCGAGTCGATGGCTAAACTCACCGGAACGGATGAACAGCAACTACTGGCACCCACGTCAGTATTACATAAATAG
- a CDS encoding LysR substrate-binding domain-containing protein, with protein sequence MELLQLQYFQVVARLEHMTDAARSLHVTQSSLSKTIQRLEEDLGVPLFDRSGRSLRLNQFGRTFLHRVERALFELEQGRQEISDLSSPESGSVELAVNTAGMLPEILRKFRGKQPHVHFHVQMSTTDEMRTLLRRGEVDFCLSSPPVRGDDIECQVMLLDSILVAVPKGHRLSDGSSIAVTELKDEWFVGLKRGYSTRDITDRICQSVGFTPKHVYEGDEPARLRSLVEADIGLAFVPESSTWGSTEGNVQYLRIEHRDFVREIGLSWHRRRYLSRTALEFREIATDYFNRLPHRQVHSTSSAIY encoded by the coding sequence ATGGAACTTCTTCAGTTGCAGTATTTTCAGGTGGTTGCCAGACTGGAGCATATGACCGATGCCGCACGAAGTTTGCACGTGACTCAGTCTTCTCTAAGTAAAACGATCCAACGCTTGGAGGAGGATTTAGGAGTGCCTCTATTTGACCGAAGTGGACGATCGCTTCGATTGAATCAGTTTGGTCGTACCTTCCTTCATCGTGTGGAAAGAGCTCTCTTTGAATTGGAGCAGGGGAGGCAAGAGATTAGCGACCTGTCGAGTCCGGAAAGTGGGTCGGTCGAATTGGCGGTGAACACCGCCGGCATGTTACCGGAAATCTTGCGAAAATTCCGAGGTAAACAGCCTCACGTACATTTTCACGTCCAAATGTCAACCACAGATGAGATGCGTACACTTCTCCGTCGAGGTGAGGTGGATTTCTGCTTATCGTCTCCACCAGTCCGAGGTGACGATATTGAGTGTCAGGTGATGTTGCTTGATTCAATCCTTGTGGCCGTTCCGAAGGGGCACCGTTTGTCAGATGGGAGTAGCATCGCGGTTACAGAACTGAAGGATGAATGGTTTGTCGGCTTAAAAAGAGGTTATTCAACTCGCGACATAACCGACCGTATTTGCCAATCGGTTGGTTTTACACCTAAACACGTGTATGAAGGCGATGAACCGGCTAGGCTTCGCTCTCTAGTGGAAGCCGATATTGGCCTCGCTTTTGTTCCTGAGTCATCTACGTGGGGTTCTACCGAGGGCAATGTCCAATATCTTCGAATTGAGCATCGTGACTTTGTTCGAGAAATCGGCTTATCATGGCACAGAAGGCGGTACTTATCGAGGACTGCTCTGGAATTTCGCGAAATAGCAACAGATTACTTCAATAGGCTCCCCCACAGACAAGTACATTCCACTTCGTCTGCAATCTATTAA
- a CDS encoding MFS transporter, translating into MRVQRTWFMASIGLGILLNPLNSSMISVAIARLQSVYKVNFTDVSWIIFAFYISSAIAQPVMGKAGDIFGRKKVFLAGLIVVCLASLLAPLSPNFGWLIAFRVLQSIGTSMIGAVGMAMVRIYITEKQAGALSILSVFLSGASAFGPSVGGLLIHWWNWPAIFFVNIPFIVTSFVLALSAIPRDNLENYVSIKTSFRTLLYLVDGLGIVLFCVGMVGILIAALSSKSIGNYVIGMTGLIAMGLFVWRELRATTPFIPLRSFGKYPTMTWVHLQFVLVNVLYYSLFFGLPTYLQEGRHLSVLDTGILMLSLGLCSLIASPIAGRLIDKLGPRPALLLSGILMVLGAVWMVTLRQTSPVISVCLALAVFGISNGLNNVGMQAALFKSTPKEIIGVSSGLFQTSRYLGTILSSLLLDIVFRNSLNAGIFEWLGGVLAVIALLFLLMNWSRRMSTYSTELHLDKNAQ; encoded by the coding sequence ATGCGTGTTCAACGCACATGGTTCATGGCTTCCATCGGACTTGGAATTCTCTTGAACCCGTTAAATTCTTCGATGATTTCTGTAGCCATAGCTAGGCTACAAAGCGTCTACAAAGTAAACTTTACGGACGTGTCCTGGATTATCTTCGCGTTTTATATTTCGAGTGCGATCGCTCAACCGGTCATGGGAAAAGCCGGCGACATTTTTGGTCGAAAGAAAGTGTTTCTGGCTGGGCTCATTGTGGTCTGCCTTGCATCGCTGCTAGCTCCACTATCACCTAACTTTGGCTGGCTGATTGCATTTCGAGTCCTTCAGTCAATTGGTACAAGTATGATTGGGGCGGTCGGGATGGCCATGGTTCGCATCTACATCACCGAGAAACAAGCGGGTGCATTGTCGATTCTGTCTGTGTTCTTGTCCGGGGCTTCAGCGTTTGGCCCTTCCGTTGGTGGCTTATTGATTCACTGGTGGAATTGGCCCGCAATTTTCTTCGTGAATATTCCATTCATTGTAACAAGCTTTGTTCTTGCATTGTCGGCTATTCCGAGGGACAATCTGGAAAATTATGTTTCCATTAAGACGTCGTTTCGCACGTTGTTATACTTGGTGGATGGCTTGGGCATAGTACTCTTCTGTGTAGGAATGGTCGGCATACTTATCGCAGCATTATCATCAAAGTCAATCGGTAATTACGTCATCGGTATGACTGGCCTCATAGCAATGGGACTATTCGTATGGCGTGAATTAAGGGCGACGACACCTTTCATCCCCTTGCGTAGTTTTGGTAAATATCCAACAATGACTTGGGTACATCTCCAATTCGTACTTGTAAATGTCTTATACTACTCCCTGTTTTTCGGGTTGCCGACATACTTGCAAGAGGGACGTCACCTAAGCGTACTCGATACGGGAATACTCATGCTGTCTTTAGGTCTGTGTTCCCTGATCGCTTCGCCGATAGCGGGACGGTTGATAGATAAATTGGGACCTCGGCCAGCGTTGCTTTTGTCCGGAATCCTGATGGTGCTTGGGGCAGTATGGATGGTAACCTTGCGGCAAACTTCACCGGTTATCAGTGTGTGTTTAGCACTAGCCGTATTTGGTATTTCAAATGGTTTAAACAACGTTGGTATGCAAGCGGCTTTGTTCAAAAGCACACCGAAGGAAATCATTGGCGTCTCCTCCGGCTTATTTCAGACATCAAGATATCTGGGGACGATTCTCTCTTCGTTATTACTAGACATTGTCTTTAGAAATAGTCTTAACGCGGGGATATTCGAATGGTTAGGAGGGGTTCTCGCGGTCATTGCACTGTTGTTTTTATTGATGAATTGGAGTCGTCGCATGTCAACATACTCTACTGAACTGCATCTGGACAAAAATGCACAGTAA
- a CDS encoding alpha/beta fold hydrolase, translating into MMYWSDNVKTEAFVAVPKSSGGYPLFVSCHGGYDTSVDETHVASPTSAMDLEYAQSGFITLIPEYRGYANSGGTVPDFNGITLDTNNAIKAIQSHFQVEPNHIYLEGASMGGGVVLKLATERNDIRSVIAISPFVGWDEEGKWAVSAKKQNPRALSEYNAMVDHYGPFKPNSPTYEKESIDYTKIHVPALILQGTDDANVEWQTVQLFYNDLKPTDSYAKLILFPGGHHGLHGKYQQAVNKDISEWYTKYGEGASF; encoded by the coding sequence ATGATGTATTGGAGTGACAATGTTAAAACCGAAGCATTTGTGGCAGTTCCCAAGTCCTCGGGGGGCTATCCATTGTTTGTGAGTTGTCATGGGGGATACGACACTTCCGTTGATGAAACACATGTCGCTAGTCCAACCAGTGCCATGGATTTAGAGTATGCACAGAGCGGCTTTATCACGCTTATCCCAGAATATCGAGGTTATGCCAATAGCGGTGGAACAGTGCCTGATTTCAATGGAATTACACTAGATACTAACAATGCAATAAAGGCGATTCAAAGCCATTTTCAAGTGGAGCCAAACCATATATACCTTGAAGGAGCTTCAATGGGTGGAGGCGTTGTTCTGAAACTTGCCACTGAGCGTAATGATATTCGTTCAGTCATCGCAATTAGTCCTTTTGTTGGTTGGGATGAAGAGGGTAAATGGGCAGTCAGTGCAAAAAAGCAAAATCCAAGAGCACTAAGCGAATACAACGCCATGGTTGATCATTATGGGCCATTTAAACCGAATAGCCCCACTTATGAAAAGGAGTCTATTGATTATACAAAGATACATGTTCCAGCATTGATACTACAGGGTACAGATGACGCTAATGTTGAGTGGCAGACAGTGCAACTCTTTTATAACGATCTGAAACCAACGGATTCTTATGCCAAATTAATCCTGTTTCCCGGCGGGCATCATGGACTTCACGGAAAGTATCAACAGGCTGTAAATAAAGACATCAGTGAATGGTACACGAAGTACGGAGAAGGGGCATCGTTCTAA
- a CDS encoding GNAT family protein, translated as MNIRLLDDLDAPVYKEVRLRALKNDPGSFGSTYEQEATRPLENFAERIRHTKDQFTLGCFDDSNTLVGIVNFARENRLKTAHKGNIYGMYIEPQFRGRGLGKALLLALIERATKEYEGLEQIHLTVVSNNDLAKRLYASLGFEVYGVEPHALKFDGHYFDEDLMVLRLAFLN; from the coding sequence ATGAACATTCGACTGCTGGACGACCTTGACGCCCCAGTGTATAAGGAAGTTAGGTTGCGTGCATTGAAAAATGATCCCGGTTCATTTGGATCAACGTATGAGCAAGAAGCAACTAGACCTTTGGAGAATTTTGCAGAGAGGATACGACATACAAAAGACCAATTTACGTTGGGATGTTTTGACGACAGCAACACATTAGTTGGCATTGTCAATTTTGCACGTGAGAACAGGCTGAAGACGGCACATAAAGGAAATATCTACGGTATGTACATAGAGCCTCAATTTCGAGGACGTGGGTTAGGTAAAGCCCTACTATTAGCCCTCATCGAAAGGGCAACAAAAGAATACGAAGGGTTGGAACAGATTCATCTAACGGTAGTGTCTAATAATGACTTAGCTAAACGGTTATATGCCTCGCTGGGATTTGAAGTTTACGGTGTAGAACCACATGCTTTGAAGTTTGATGGACATTATTTCGATGAGGACTTAATGGTTTTAAGATTAGCGTTCTTAAACTAA